In Candidatus Nezhaarchaeales archaeon, one DNA window encodes the following:
- a CDS encoding transposase: protein MYWSVVDERLIRRGELLLGLDFLEGYDAELTGLNVGKVGRPFKITVRYVEFLMVVRYLFSMPYRQLEGFTRALSRLIHKLPSVDYSWVRRRI, encoded by the coding sequence GTGTATTGGTCTGTTGTTGATGAGAGGCTTATTAGGCGTGGTGAGCTTCTACTTGGCTTGGACTTTCTTGAAGGCTATGACGCTGAGCTTACGGGTTTGAACGTTGGTAAGGTTGGACGACCCTTTAAGATTACCGTTAGGTATGTTGAGTTCCTTATGGTTGTGCGTTATCTCTTCTCAATGCCTTATAGGCAGCTTGAAGGCTTCACCAGGGCTTTAAGTAGGCTTATCCATAAGCTTCCATCAGTTGACTACTCATGGGTTAGGAGGCGTATAT